One part of the Salvelinus fontinalis isolate EN_2023a chromosome 4, ASM2944872v1, whole genome shotgun sequence genome encodes these proteins:
- the LOC129853465 gene encoding microprocessor complex subunit DGCR8-like isoform X2, giving the protein MEIDDILPPLPLEPPDDLNSEGLNGKAQPPPPPLQTSSDAEEMDVSSGGDGQTHTPAGDQDLGLLAKGSITFSNNLSDEAEPNALCPRTARHAPPVTKFLPELKLLQDIKISVSVVDSSRCKDRKVLYTGIGQEGGGVGETSSEGLNGELHDADTELGAVEGSSGLGNGMVCGSAGRRGEEADLENKVEFAVLDELEDFSQDFLDTENVEQGGFRSEEMVQPENADEENLNYSYEEDFDNDVDALLEEGMPVPKKMRLAEGAAEYAGDSDHASDGEGGVQPMMTKIKTVLKSRGRPPTEPLPDGWIMTFHNSGIPVYLHRETRVVTWSRPYFLGTGSIRKHDPPTSSIPCLHYRKMKDHEERQQNGEVTPNAVVSPVKPGEEADSLERPDEPDSTAQEDPTTVALGLSLGDGEVELETGLVTEGTIERCPVPHGKMPHSYEMAHGALGQVRATVEVCKDESIEIEEFRSYLEKCFDFEQVTVKKFRTWAERRQFNRDMKRKQAESERPILPANQKLITLSVSDTPTKKEFVINPNGKSEVCILHEYMQRVLKVRPVYNFFECENPSEPFGASVIIDGVTYGTGTASSKKLAKNKAARATLEILIPDFVKQTSEEKLVEGDELEYFNHISIEDSRVYELTNKAGLLSPYQILHECLKRNHGMGDTSIKFEVIPGKNQKSEYVMTCGKHTVRGWCKNKRVGKQLASQKILQMLHPHVKNWGSLLRMYGRESSKMVKKENSDKSVIELQQYAKKNRPNLHILNKLQEEMKKLAKERAETRKKPKMTIMESAQPGSQPLCTVDV; this is encoded by the exons ATGGAGATAGATGACATATTACCCCCCTTGCCGTTGGAGCCACCTGATGATTTAAACTCGGAGGGCCTTAATGGTAAAGCGCagcctccaccacctcccctGCAAACGTCCAGTGACGCAGAGGAAATGGACGTTAGCTCTGGtggtgatggacagacacacaccccaGCAGGGGACCAGGACCTGGGGCTCCTCGCCAAGGGCTCCATAACCTTCAGTAATAACCTGTCAGATGAGGCGGAACCCAACGCACTGTGCCCTAGAACAGCCCGCCATGCGCCCCCTGTCACCAAGTTCCTACCAGAGCTTAAGTTACTACAAGACATTAAGATCAGTGTCAGCGTTGTAGATAGCAGCAGGTGCAAAGATAGGAAGGTGCTGTACACAGGGATCGGTCAGGagggtggtggtgtaggggagaCCAGCTCAGAGGGCCTTAATGGTGAGTTGCATGATGCCGATACAGAGCTAGGGGCTGTTGAGGGTAGCTCAGGACTGGGGAACGGGATGGTCTGTGGCAgtgcagggaggagaggggaagaggcagacCTGGAGAACAAAGTGGAATTTGCGGTCTTGGACGAGCTGGAGGACTTCAGTCAGGACTTCCTGGATACAGAGAATGTGGAGCAGGGGGGTTTCAGGTCTGAGGAAATGGTTCAACCAGAGAATGCTGACGAGGAGAACCTGAATTACTCATATGAG GAGGACTTCGACAATGATGTAGATGCTCTGCTGGAGGAGGGCATGCCCGTGCCCAAAAAGATGCGCCTGGCAGAGGGGGCTGCTGAGTATGCAGGGGACAGTGACCACGCGTCGGACGGGGAGGGAGGCGTTCAGCCCATGATGACCAAAATTAAAACAGTTCTGAAGA GTCGTGGGCGTCCACCCACTGAGCCACTACCTGACGGATGGATCATGACATTCCATAACTCTGGCATTCCAGTCTACCTGCACAGAGAGACCAGAGTAGTGACCTGGTCCAGACCTTACTTCCTGGGGACCGGGAGCATCAGG AAACACGACCCTCCCACCAGTAGCATCCCCTGCTTGCACTATAGGAAGATGAAGGATCACGAGGAAAGGCAACAGAACGGAGAGGTGACGCCCAACGCTGTGGTGTCTCCTGTGAAGCCTGGGGAAGAGGCAGACTCCCTGGAGAGACCAGACGAGCCTGACTCCACAGCCCAGGAGGACCCTACCACTGTGGCCCTTGGTCTGAGCCtgggggatggagaggtggagttgGAGACAGGCCTGGTCACAGAAGGAACCATAGAAAGGTGTCCTGTCCCACACGGCAAGATGCCCCACTCTTATGAGATGGCCCATGGGGCTCTGGGACAGGTCAGGGCCACGGTGGAGGTGTGTAAAGATGAATCCATAG AAATTGAGGAGTTCCGCAGCTACCTGGAGAAGTGCTTTGACTTTGAACAAGTGACCGTGAAGAAGTTCCGTACCTGGGCAGAGCGCAGGCAGTTCAACAGGGACATGAAGAGGAAGCAGGCTGAGTCTGAGAGACCCATTCTGCCTGCCAACCAGAAGCTCATCACTCTGTCTGTATCAGATACCCCCACCAAGAAAG AGTTTGTCATTAATCCAAATGGGAAGTCTGAAGTTTGCATCCTACATGAATATATGCAACGTGTCCTAAAGGTCCGACCTGTTTACAACTTTTTTGAATGTG AGAACCCAAGTGAACCCTTTGGCGCCTCCGTCATTATAGACGGAGTGACATATGGCACGGGAACTGCAAGCAGTAAAAAACTTGCCAAGAATAAAGCTG CTCGAGCCACACTGGAGATCCTCATCCCTGACTTTGTAAAGCAGACATCTGAGGAGAAGCTTGTAGAAGGGGATGAACTGGAG TATTTTAATCATATCAGTATTGAAGATTCTCGGGTGTACGAACTGACCAATAAAGCAGGCTTACTCTCGCCATATCAGATTCTACACGAGTGCCTTAAGAG AAACCATGGAATGGGTGACACCAGCATCAAGTTTGAGGTGATCCCAGGGAAGAACCAGAAGAGTGAATATGTGATGACGTGTGGCAAGCACACTGTGCGTGGATGGT GCAAGAATAAGCGTGTGGGGAAGCAGCTGGCGTCGCAGAAGATCCTACAGATGCTGCACCCCCACGTAAAGAACTGGGGGTCACTGCTCCGCATGTACGGCAGAGAGAGCAGTAAGATGGTGAAGAAG GAAAATTCAGACAAGAGTGTGATTGAACTTCAACAGTATGCCAAAAAGAACAGGCCAAATCTTCACATCCTGAACAAACTGCAAGAGGAGATGAAGAAACTGGCTAAGGAGAGG GCGGAAACCAGGAAAAAGCCCAAGATGACCATAATGGAGTCAGCCCAGCCTGGCAGTCAGCCGCTCTGTACTGTTGACGTCTAG
- the LOC129853465 gene encoding microprocessor complex subunit DGCR8-like isoform X1 — protein sequence MEIDDILPPLPLEPPDDLNSEGLNGKAQPPPPPLQTSSDAEEMDVSSGGDGQTHTPAGDQDLGLLAKGSITFSNNLSDEAEPNALCPRTARHAPPVTKFLPELKLLQDIKISVSVVDSSRCKDRKVLYTGIGQEGGGVGETSSEGLNGELHDADTELGAVEGSSGLGNGMVCGSAGRRGEEADLENKVEFAVLDELEDFSQDFLDTENVEQGGFRSEEMVQPENADEENLNYSYEEDFDNDVDALLEEGMPVPKKMRLAEGAAEYAGDSDHASDGEGGVQPMMTKIKTVLKSRGRPPTEPLPDGWIMTFHNSGIPVYLHRETRVVTWSRPYFLGTGSIRKHDPPTSSIPCLHYRKMKDHEERQQNGEVTPNAVVSPVKPGEEADSLERPDEPDSTAQEDPTTVALGLSLGDGEVELETGLVTEGTIERCPVPHGKMPHSYEMAHGALGQVRATVEVCKDESIEIEEFRSYLEKCFDFEQVTVKKFRTWAERRQFNRDMKRKQAESERPILPANQKLITLSVSDTPTKKEFVINPNGKSEVCILHEYMQRVLKVRPVYNFFECENPSEPFGASVIIDGVTYGTGTASSKKLAKNKAARATLEILIPDFVKQTSEEKLVEGDELEVSACQSLYFNHISIEDSRVYELTNKAGLLSPYQILHECLKRNHGMGDTSIKFEVIPGKNQKSEYVMTCGKHTVRGWCKNKRVGKQLASQKILQMLHPHVKNWGSLLRMYGRESSKMVKKENSDKSVIELQQYAKKNRPNLHILNKLQEEMKKLAKERAETRKKPKMTIMESAQPGSQPLCTVDV from the exons ATGGAGATAGATGACATATTACCCCCCTTGCCGTTGGAGCCACCTGATGATTTAAACTCGGAGGGCCTTAATGGTAAAGCGCagcctccaccacctcccctGCAAACGTCCAGTGACGCAGAGGAAATGGACGTTAGCTCTGGtggtgatggacagacacacaccccaGCAGGGGACCAGGACCTGGGGCTCCTCGCCAAGGGCTCCATAACCTTCAGTAATAACCTGTCAGATGAGGCGGAACCCAACGCACTGTGCCCTAGAACAGCCCGCCATGCGCCCCCTGTCACCAAGTTCCTACCAGAGCTTAAGTTACTACAAGACATTAAGATCAGTGTCAGCGTTGTAGATAGCAGCAGGTGCAAAGATAGGAAGGTGCTGTACACAGGGATCGGTCAGGagggtggtggtgtaggggagaCCAGCTCAGAGGGCCTTAATGGTGAGTTGCATGATGCCGATACAGAGCTAGGGGCTGTTGAGGGTAGCTCAGGACTGGGGAACGGGATGGTCTGTGGCAgtgcagggaggagaggggaagaggcagacCTGGAGAACAAAGTGGAATTTGCGGTCTTGGACGAGCTGGAGGACTTCAGTCAGGACTTCCTGGATACAGAGAATGTGGAGCAGGGGGGTTTCAGGTCTGAGGAAATGGTTCAACCAGAGAATGCTGACGAGGAGAACCTGAATTACTCATATGAG GAGGACTTCGACAATGATGTAGATGCTCTGCTGGAGGAGGGCATGCCCGTGCCCAAAAAGATGCGCCTGGCAGAGGGGGCTGCTGAGTATGCAGGGGACAGTGACCACGCGTCGGACGGGGAGGGAGGCGTTCAGCCCATGATGACCAAAATTAAAACAGTTCTGAAGA GTCGTGGGCGTCCACCCACTGAGCCACTACCTGACGGATGGATCATGACATTCCATAACTCTGGCATTCCAGTCTACCTGCACAGAGAGACCAGAGTAGTGACCTGGTCCAGACCTTACTTCCTGGGGACCGGGAGCATCAGG AAACACGACCCTCCCACCAGTAGCATCCCCTGCTTGCACTATAGGAAGATGAAGGATCACGAGGAAAGGCAACAGAACGGAGAGGTGACGCCCAACGCTGTGGTGTCTCCTGTGAAGCCTGGGGAAGAGGCAGACTCCCTGGAGAGACCAGACGAGCCTGACTCCACAGCCCAGGAGGACCCTACCACTGTGGCCCTTGGTCTGAGCCtgggggatggagaggtggagttgGAGACAGGCCTGGTCACAGAAGGAACCATAGAAAGGTGTCCTGTCCCACACGGCAAGATGCCCCACTCTTATGAGATGGCCCATGGGGCTCTGGGACAGGTCAGGGCCACGGTGGAGGTGTGTAAAGATGAATCCATAG AAATTGAGGAGTTCCGCAGCTACCTGGAGAAGTGCTTTGACTTTGAACAAGTGACCGTGAAGAAGTTCCGTACCTGGGCAGAGCGCAGGCAGTTCAACAGGGACATGAAGAGGAAGCAGGCTGAGTCTGAGAGACCCATTCTGCCTGCCAACCAGAAGCTCATCACTCTGTCTGTATCAGATACCCCCACCAAGAAAG AGTTTGTCATTAATCCAAATGGGAAGTCTGAAGTTTGCATCCTACATGAATATATGCAACGTGTCCTAAAGGTCCGACCTGTTTACAACTTTTTTGAATGTG AGAACCCAAGTGAACCCTTTGGCGCCTCCGTCATTATAGACGGAGTGACATATGGCACGGGAACTGCAAGCAGTAAAAAACTTGCCAAGAATAAAGCTG CTCGAGCCACACTGGAGATCCTCATCCCTGACTTTGTAAAGCAGACATCTGAGGAGAAGCTTGTAGAAGGGGATGAACTGGAGGTATCCGCCTGCCAATCATTG TATTTTAATCATATCAGTATTGAAGATTCTCGGGTGTACGAACTGACCAATAAAGCAGGCTTACTCTCGCCATATCAGATTCTACACGAGTGCCTTAAGAG AAACCATGGAATGGGTGACACCAGCATCAAGTTTGAGGTGATCCCAGGGAAGAACCAGAAGAGTGAATATGTGATGACGTGTGGCAAGCACACTGTGCGTGGATGGT GCAAGAATAAGCGTGTGGGGAAGCAGCTGGCGTCGCAGAAGATCCTACAGATGCTGCACCCCCACGTAAAGAACTGGGGGTCACTGCTCCGCATGTACGGCAGAGAGAGCAGTAAGATGGTGAAGAAG GAAAATTCAGACAAGAGTGTGATTGAACTTCAACAGTATGCCAAAAAGAACAGGCCAAATCTTCACATCCTGAACAAACTGCAAGAGGAGATGAAGAAACTGGCTAAGGAGAGG GCGGAAACCAGGAAAAAGCCCAAGATGACCATAATGGAGTCAGCCCAGCCTGGCAGTCAGCCGCTCTGTACTGTTGACGTCTAG